A section of the Posidoniimonas corsicana genome encodes:
- the epmB gene encoding EF-P beta-lysylation protein EpmB, with protein MTSLSSPTRFVRPERPAPPQAGQPGPQWKSELRDAVRDPAELARLLDLPGTWAESAREAARQFPLLAPRGYVRRMRPADPHDPLLRQVLPLADELRPAPGYSADPVGDAAATLTPGLLHKYQGRALMVTTGACAVHCRYCFRRHFPYSESPKGLAAWDEALAAIAADNSLHEVILSGGDPLTLVDPTLAALADRIAQVRHVARLRVHTRLPVMIPSRVNDELLAWLTGTRLTPIVVLHANHANELDVEAGRAVARLADAGVPLLNQAVLLRGVNDSVDAQAELCERLVDLRVMPYYLHQLDKVSGAAHFDTPIELGQAIIAELRGRLPGYAVPRLVREDAGAAGKTVIR; from the coding sequence TTGACCAGTTTATCCTCTCCGACGCGGTTTGTCCGCCCCGAACGGCCGGCCCCGCCGCAGGCCGGCCAACCCGGCCCGCAGTGGAAGTCTGAGCTGCGGGACGCGGTCCGGGACCCGGCCGAGCTGGCCCGCCTGCTGGACCTGCCCGGCACGTGGGCGGAGTCCGCCCGGGAGGCTGCCCGGCAGTTCCCGCTGCTGGCGCCACGGGGCTATGTCCGACGCATGCGGCCGGCCGACCCGCACGACCCCCTGCTGCGGCAGGTGCTTCCGCTTGCCGACGAGCTGCGACCGGCGCCCGGCTACTCGGCCGACCCGGTCGGGGACGCCGCCGCCACGCTGACGCCCGGATTGCTGCACAAGTACCAAGGCCGGGCCCTGATGGTGACCACCGGCGCCTGCGCGGTCCACTGCCGGTACTGCTTCCGCCGCCACTTCCCGTACAGCGAGTCGCCCAAAGGCCTGGCGGCCTGGGATGAGGCGCTCGCCGCCATCGCCGCGGACAACTCCCTCCACGAGGTGATCCTCAGCGGGGGCGACCCCCTGACGCTGGTCGACCCCACGCTGGCGGCATTGGCCGACCGCATCGCCCAGGTCCGGCACGTCGCGCGGCTGCGGGTGCACACCCGGCTGCCGGTGATGATCCCCAGCCGCGTGAACGACGAGCTGCTCGCCTGGCTGACCGGCACGCGGCTGACGCCGATCGTAGTGCTGCACGCCAACCACGCGAACGAACTCGATGTCGAGGCCGGCCGCGCGGTTGCGAGGCTGGCCGACGCCGGCGTGCCGCTGCTCAACCAGGCGGTGCTGCTGCGGGGCGTGAACGACTCTGTCGACGCCCAGGCGGAACTGTGCGAGCGGCTGGTCGACCTCCGGGTGATGCCCTACTACCTGCACCAGCTGGACAAGGTGTCCGGCGCCGCGCACTTTGACACGCCAATCGAGCTGGGCCAAGCGATCATCGCCGAGCTCCGCGGCCGGCTGCCCGGCTACGCTGTGCCGCGGCTGGTCCGCGAGGACGCTGGGGCCGCCGGCAAGACCGTGATCCGCTAG
- the fmt gene encoding methionyl-tRNA formyltransferase: MRLIILGTGPFAVPMMRALIESPHEIVQVVCKPPRGRRKAPPAPVAIAAEESGLPLWTPESANEPESQQRLAELGADLLVVCDYGEILKRETLATTRLGGVNLHGSLLPRYRGAAPVQWAVLNGDAESGVTVIHMTPALDAGPVLGQAATPIDPDETAGQLEARLAELGAPLTLQVVDQLAAGAAESLPQDPAQKSRAPRLSKELGLIDWSKPASEIKNLVRGAHPWPRAYTFWDAGKGEPLRLVIDRVNTLPEAGPAPAGTVVDAKDRLVIATGDGAIEVLELQPAGKKAMAVGDWLRGAAIKPGDVLGGS; the protein is encoded by the coding sequence ATGCGGCTGATCATCCTAGGAACCGGGCCCTTCGCTGTGCCGATGATGCGGGCGCTCATCGAGAGCCCGCACGAGATCGTGCAGGTGGTCTGCAAGCCGCCCCGCGGCCGCCGCAAGGCGCCGCCCGCGCCGGTGGCGATCGCCGCCGAGGAGTCCGGGCTGCCGCTCTGGACGCCCGAGTCGGCGAACGAGCCAGAGTCCCAGCAGCGACTGGCAGAGCTCGGCGCCGACCTGTTGGTGGTGTGCGACTACGGCGAGATCCTCAAACGCGAGACGCTCGCCACAACCCGACTGGGCGGCGTGAACCTGCACGGCTCGCTGCTGCCCCGCTACCGCGGCGCCGCGCCGGTGCAGTGGGCCGTGCTCAACGGCGACGCCGAGTCCGGCGTGACCGTGATTCACATGACCCCGGCGCTCGACGCGGGGCCGGTGCTCGGGCAGGCCGCCACGCCGATCGACCCGGACGAGACCGCCGGCCAACTCGAGGCGCGGCTGGCGGAACTCGGGGCCCCGCTCACACTTCAAGTAGTCGACCAGCTCGCGGCGGGCGCCGCCGAGTCGCTGCCCCAGGACCCGGCGCAGAAGAGCCGCGCGCCGCGGCTCTCCAAAGAGCTCGGCCTGATCGACTGGTCGAAGCCGGCTAGCGAGATCAAGAACCTGGTCCGCGGCGCCCACCCCTGGCCCCGCGCCTACACGTTCTGGGACGCCGGCAAGGGAGAGCCGCTGCGGCTGGTGATCGACCGCGTGAATACTTTGCCGGAGGCCGGCCCCGCGCCCGCCGGCACGGTGGTCGACGCCAAAGACCGCCTTGTCATCGCCACCGGCGACGGCGCCATCGAGGTGCTAGAGCTGCAGCCCGCCGGCAAGAAGGCGATGGCGGTCGGCGACTGGCTCCGAGGAGCGGCCATCAAGCCGGGGGACGTGCTGGGGGGGAGCTAA
- the efp gene encoding elongation factor P — MGTLSTSDFRKGMKVQIDGVPYLCVEMNFRKPGKGAALYECKMKNLLRNTVTDRTYRAGQTLEEADVMEFTAQFLYKQVDTFVFMNNQDYEQYELSADQVGDQWKFLKENMDCQVMTFDNNPIAVTLPNHVVLQVTFAEPAPKGNTATGVTKPVTLETEGEILAPAFINTGDWLRVDTRTGEYVERTNAPE; from the coding sequence GTGGGAACACTCAGCACCAGCGACTTCCGCAAGGGCATGAAGGTCCAGATCGACGGCGTGCCCTACCTGTGCGTCGAGATGAACTTCCGCAAGCCAGGCAAGGGCGCCGCGCTCTACGAGTGCAAGATGAAGAACCTGCTCCGCAACACGGTGACCGACCGCACCTACCGCGCGGGCCAGACGCTCGAGGAAGCGGACGTGATGGAATTTACTGCGCAGTTCCTGTACAAGCAGGTCGACACGTTCGTGTTCATGAACAATCAGGATTACGAGCAGTACGAGCTGTCTGCCGACCAGGTGGGCGATCAGTGGAAGTTCTTGAAGGAGAACATGGACTGCCAGGTCATGACGTTCGACAACAACCCGATCGCGGTCACGCTGCCCAACCACGTGGTGCTGCAGGTTACGTTCGCCGAGCCCGCCCCCAAGGGCAACACGGCCACCGGCGTCACCAAACCAGTCACGCTGGAGACCGAGGGCGAGATCCTCGCGCCCGCGTTCATCAACACCGGCGACTGGCTCCGCGTCGACACCCGCACCGGTGAGTACGTCGAGCGCACCAACGCGCCCGAGTAG
- a CDS encoding DUF2608 domain-containing protein codes for MLVPLRRCLIAIVLACLPAPLAFGQEAAVAAPAPESATTAATVAADAPVRTDVTTADFVRVVDQVAEFAARHTAAGVLLVVDIDNTLLAMNQHLGSDQWFTWQDGLLKSDPDSPHLVAEDFPGLLEVQGTLFALSGMHPPEPDLPEHIKAIQDIGVTTVVLTSRSDDFRNAAQRELARNGYDFAKSALRIDERRGLFLPFDPALPDAHGLSADIIETIKDRLSPVSYSGGIYMTAGQHKGHMLQTLLARAIPDDGARHESRTFRAVVFVDDHQKHTQRVHDALADSPMDLATIRYSREDGNVAAFEASDKRQEVNGWRRLQRAIDTVLMQ; via the coding sequence TTGCTCGTCCCTCTCCGCCGCTGCTTGATCGCGATCGTTCTTGCCTGCCTCCCGGCGCCGCTGGCGTTTGGGCAGGAAGCCGCCGTTGCCGCCCCCGCTCCTGAGTCCGCCACGACGGCGGCCACGGTCGCAGCCGATGCGCCGGTGCGGACCGACGTCACGACCGCCGACTTTGTGCGGGTGGTCGATCAGGTAGCGGAGTTCGCGGCCAGGCACACCGCCGCGGGCGTGCTGCTGGTCGTCGACATCGACAACACGCTGCTGGCGATGAACCAGCACCTCGGCAGCGACCAGTGGTTCACCTGGCAGGACGGCCTGCTGAAGTCCGACCCAGACTCGCCGCACCTGGTGGCCGAAGACTTCCCGGGCCTGCTCGAGGTCCAGGGGACGCTGTTCGCACTCAGCGGCATGCACCCGCCCGAGCCCGACCTGCCCGAGCACATCAAGGCGATCCAGGACATTGGCGTAACGACCGTGGTGCTGACCTCACGGTCGGACGACTTCCGCAACGCCGCCCAGCGCGAGCTGGCCCGCAACGGGTACGACTTTGCCAAGTCCGCGCTGCGGATCGACGAGCGGCGGGGCCTGTTCCTGCCCTTCGACCCCGCGCTGCCCGACGCGCACGGGCTGTCGGCCGACATCATCGAGACCATCAAAGACCGGCTGTCGCCGGTTAGCTACTCTGGCGGGATCTACATGACCGCCGGCCAGCACAAGGGCCACATGCTGCAGACGCTGCTAGCCAGGGCGATCCCCGACGACGGCGCGCGGCACGAGTCGCGCACGTTCCGGGCCGTCGTGTTTGTGGACGACCACCAGAAGCACACCCAGCGCGTGCACGACGCGCTGGCCGACTCGCCCATGGACCTGGCCACTATCCGCTACTCCCGCGAGGACGGCAACGTCGCCGCGTTCGAGGCGTCCGACAAACGCCAAGAAGTGAACGGCTGGCGCCGCCTGCAACGGGCGATCGACACCGTGCTGATGCAGTAG
- a CDS encoding DUF3253 domain-containing protein, with protein MGTLEDMVIAACVLEMARERGPGKTLCPSEVARRLDPEDWEPLMPRVRLAAAKLAAERKVRVTQQGVEVDPLLVSGPFRIGVVAAE; from the coding sequence TTGGGTACTCTCGAAGACATGGTCATCGCGGCCTGCGTCCTGGAAATGGCGCGCGAGAGGGGACCCGGCAAGACGCTCTGCCCGTCGGAGGTCGCGCGGCGGCTCGACCCGGAAGACTGGGAGCCGCTGATGCCCCGCGTCCGCTTGGCGGCGGCCAAGCTGGCCGCCGAACGCAAGGTCCGGGTGACCCAGCAGGGCGTAGAGGTCGACCCGCTCTTAGTAAGCGGTCCGTTCCGCATCGGCGTGGTCGCCGCGGAGTGA
- a CDS encoding TIGR04222 domain-containing membrane protein — MDVMQQELWRRLERFQFDDPASAFTFTQRLARENHWTVGHANAVVDEYRRFLFLAMTAGHEVTPSEAVDQAWHLHLTYTRSYWDELCGEVLGCPLHHGPTKGGAADAARFREQYDQTLAGYRRAFGVAPPTDTWPSADVRFARRGGIVSVDKRRAWVVPKPWAALRPIQLPRGARLAFGVAPVMLLAMTNPFDLNGPEFLTLYGAALAMTVVVAALLRWLLRPGEHANSEPLDPYQAACLSDGVDGAVRAATASLLRDGSIRLAPATGGATKDMRFSVGKGTQPDADELEQRIVAACGENNGARYGELLERGKPAAEKVQHRLEAWGLLVPSQGVHSCRWAPALLMAGLFLFGCVKVYVGLQRDKPIGFLVALLFLTFFITIWFVSKPHRTVAGTQMLRALKRERRELRKKKNLKHSPDEALATAWAVALFGVAPCAYGDLLLLPTACKFPDGPTASGSGSGGCGGGDSGGGGCGGGGCGGGCGGCGG, encoded by the coding sequence ATGGACGTGATGCAACAGGAGCTCTGGCGGCGGCTCGAGCGTTTTCAGTTCGACGACCCCGCATCGGCGTTCACTTTCACGCAGCGGCTAGCGCGGGAGAACCACTGGACCGTGGGTCACGCCAACGCGGTGGTCGACGAGTACCGGCGGTTCCTGTTCCTAGCGATGACCGCGGGGCACGAGGTGACGCCGTCCGAGGCGGTCGACCAGGCGTGGCACCTGCACCTGACCTACACCCGCAGCTACTGGGATGAGCTGTGCGGCGAGGTGCTCGGCTGCCCGCTGCACCACGGCCCCACCAAGGGCGGCGCCGCCGACGCGGCGCGGTTCCGCGAGCAGTACGATCAGACACTCGCCGGCTACCGCCGCGCCTTCGGCGTGGCGCCGCCGACTGACACCTGGCCGAGCGCGGACGTCCGGTTCGCCCGACGGGGCGGCATTGTGTCGGTCGACAAGCGGCGGGCGTGGGTCGTGCCGAAGCCGTGGGCTGCGCTCCGGCCGATTCAGCTCCCACGCGGCGCACGGCTGGCATTCGGCGTGGCGCCCGTGATGCTGCTGGCGATGACCAACCCATTCGACCTGAACGGCCCGGAGTTCTTGACGCTCTACGGCGCGGCGTTGGCGATGACGGTTGTGGTCGCGGCGTTGTTGCGGTGGCTGCTCCGCCCCGGCGAGCACGCCAACAGCGAGCCGCTGGACCCATACCAGGCGGCCTGCCTGTCCGACGGCGTCGATGGCGCCGTGCGGGCGGCGACCGCCTCGCTGCTCCGCGACGGCTCGATCCGGTTGGCGCCGGCCACCGGCGGTGCGACCAAGGACATGCGGTTCAGCGTTGGGAAGGGAACTCAGCCCGATGCGGACGAGCTCGAACAGCGGATCGTCGCGGCGTGCGGGGAGAACAACGGCGCGCGGTACGGGGAACTGCTCGAGCGAGGCAAGCCGGCCGCAGAGAAGGTCCAGCACCGCCTAGAGGCTTGGGGCCTGCTCGTCCCCAGCCAGGGTGTGCACTCCTGCCGCTGGGCGCCGGCGCTGCTGATGGCGGGCTTGTTCCTGTTCGGCTGCGTGAAGGTGTATGTCGGATTGCAGCGTGACAAGCCGATCGGATTCTTGGTGGCGCTCTTGTTCCTGACCTTCTTTATCACGATCTGGTTTGTTTCAAAGCCGCACCGTACGGTTGCAGGGACGCAGATGCTCAGGGCGTTGAAGCGCGAGCGGCGGGAGCTGCGCAAGAAGAAGAACCTCAAACATTCCCCGGACGAGGCCCTGGCGACCGCGTGGGCGGTCGCCCTGTTTGGCGTGGCGCCGTGCGCCTACGGCGACCTGTTGCTGCTGCCCACCGCGTGCAAGTTCCCCGACGGGCCCACCGCCAGCGGCTCGGGCTCCGGCGGTTGCGGGGGCGGCGACTCCGGAGGCGGCGGTTGCGGCGGGGGGGGCTGCGGCGGCGGGTGCGGCGGCTGTGGAGGCTAG
- the def gene encoding peptide deformylase, whose product MPLSIIHYPHPTLRHTSRPLKRVDADLKRMVAEMFELMYEHEGVGLAANQVDLPYRLFVMNQEGDADAREHERVFINPVLSKGKGSEEGQEGCLSVPGVYAQVPRKTSVIVEAYDLSGNEIKEEARGMTARILQHETDHLDGVMFFDRIGPTAQAAIEPQIEEFFIDFQSRRAVGEAPTDEQVAARLDELEKLRT is encoded by the coding sequence ATGCCCCTCTCCATCATCCACTACCCGCACCCGACGCTCCGCCACACGTCGCGCCCGCTGAAACGCGTCGATGCGGACCTGAAGCGGATGGTGGCCGAGATGTTCGAACTGATGTACGAGCACGAGGGCGTGGGACTGGCCGCCAACCAGGTCGACCTGCCGTACCGGCTGTTCGTCATGAACCAGGAGGGCGACGCCGACGCCCGCGAGCACGAGCGGGTATTCATCAACCCTGTGCTCTCCAAGGGCAAAGGCTCCGAGGAGGGCCAGGAGGGCTGCCTGAGCGTCCCCGGCGTGTACGCCCAGGTGCCCCGCAAGACTTCGGTCATTGTCGAGGCGTACGACCTCTCCGGCAATGAGATCAAGGAAGAAGCCCGCGGCATGACCGCTCGGATCCTGCAGCACGAGACCGACCACCTGGACGGCGTGATGTTCTTCGACCGCATCGGCCCCACCGCCCAGGCGGCCATCGAGCCACAGATCGAGGAGTTCTTCATCGACTTCCAGAGCCGCCGCGCCGTGGGTGAGGCCCCGACCGACGAGCAGGTCGCCGCCCGGCTGGACGAGCTGGAGAAGCTGCGGACGTAG
- a CDS encoding GTP-binding protein: MLSPDSPQTDADPAPDEHDDREMWSALDAVRRAIEKVEGCNESERSMLLDDLRELRDMARKLRSGRVEIVVFGEISTGKSALINALAGQEVTQVNVRGGWTKDVWRLDWEGAGYVLPGFEQSQVVLVDTPGLNEVGGAERADMAREAAERADLILFVTDSDLNETEHNALAELATFHKPILLVVNKTDLYTPAQLADLLDVLSTQRAAGLVDAENIITTAADPRELQYVIESADGSQRSEWRKPPPDVEALRERILEVLQADGSSLIALNASMYAADRSDRIAALRVKMRNQKAAQVIRTFAVAKATAVALNPVAVADVAGGAAVDAAMIATLANVYGLDMSMGRARDLALSLAKAAGWVMIGEAVTSYGSSLLKGVSLGAAAPLVAAPQAAAAGYGSYIVGQAARVYFEQGSSWGDRGPKKVVMQVLENTNKASVLGDLKAEIKKKLSKNRHASG, encoded by the coding sequence GTGTTGAGCCCCGACAGCCCCCAAACCGACGCCGACCCGGCGCCCGACGAGCACGACGACCGCGAGATGTGGTCCGCGCTCGACGCGGTCCGCCGCGCGATCGAGAAGGTCGAGGGCTGCAACGAGTCCGAGCGGTCCATGCTGCTGGACGACCTCCGCGAGCTCCGCGACATGGCCCGCAAACTTCGCAGCGGGCGGGTGGAGATCGTGGTGTTCGGCGAGATCTCCACCGGCAAGAGCGCGCTGATCAACGCGCTCGCCGGGCAGGAGGTCACGCAGGTGAACGTCCGTGGCGGCTGGACCAAGGACGTCTGGCGGCTCGACTGGGAGGGCGCCGGGTATGTGCTGCCGGGCTTCGAGCAGTCGCAAGTGGTGCTGGTCGACACGCCCGGCCTGAACGAAGTGGGTGGCGCCGAGCGCGCCGACATGGCCCGCGAGGCGGCCGAGCGGGCCGACCTGATCCTGTTCGTTACGGACTCGGACCTCAACGAGACCGAGCACAACGCGCTGGCCGAGCTGGCCACGTTCCACAAGCCGATCTTGCTGGTCGTCAACAAGACCGACCTCTACACGCCGGCCCAGCTCGCCGACCTGCTCGACGTGCTCAGCACCCAGCGGGCTGCGGGCCTGGTCGACGCGGAGAACATCATCACCACCGCGGCCGACCCGCGGGAGCTGCAGTACGTGATCGAGAGCGCCGACGGCTCGCAGCGCAGCGAGTGGCGCAAGCCGCCGCCCGACGTCGAGGCGCTCCGCGAGCGGATCCTCGAGGTGCTCCAGGCGGACGGCTCGTCGCTGATCGCGTTGAACGCGTCGATGTACGCCGCCGACCGCAGCGACCGCATCGCCGCCCTGCGGGTCAAGATGCGCAACCAGAAGGCGGCCCAGGTGATCCGCACGTTCGCCGTGGCCAAGGCCACCGCCGTGGCGCTCAACCCGGTTGCGGTGGCGGACGTGGCGGGCGGCGCGGCGGTCGACGCGGCGATGATCGCCACGCTGGCCAACGTGTACGGCTTGGACATGAGCATGGGCCGCGCCCGCGACCTGGCGCTCTCGCTCGCCAAGGCGGCCGGCTGGGTGATGATCGGCGAGGCGGTGACCAGCTACGGGTCGTCGCTGCTGAAGGGGGTCTCGCTCGGCGCGGCCGCCCCGCTGGTCGCGGCGCCCCAGGCCGCGGCCGCCGGGTACGGCAGCTACATCGTGGGCCAGGCGGCGCGGGTGTACTTCGAGCAGGGCTCCAGCTGGGGCGACCGCGGACCCAAGAAGGTCGTGATGCAGGTGCTGGAGAACACCAACAAGGCCTCGGTGCTGGGCGACCTGAAGGCCGAAATCAAGAAGAAGCTCTCGAAGAACCGGCACGCGTCCGGCTGA
- the miaB gene encoding tRNA (N6-isopentenyl adenosine(37)-C2)-methylthiotransferase MiaB produces the protein MSDMPKKLYIETVGCQMNLLDSELVVASLRKEGYELTPTPTDADTILFNTCSVRQHAEDKIYSALGRLKDAKRERPGRVIGVMGCMAQKDQKLIFQRAPYVDLIVGPGQLHQVPSLIKDIEQDGQQRMEVSLGRKDGKVDTIKRSHESFDPLRDPTMRPTPFQAYVRIQIGCDKFCTYCIVPSVRGPEQSRLPSQILAEAQQLADEGCKEITLLGQTVNSWRCEEDGRRWRFSDLLNELHEVDGLERIKFVTSYPRDMTDDVLQAVRDQPKLCKYLHVPAQSGSDAQLKLMKRGYTVAEYREMHDRAKRWMPDVAITSDFIVGFSDETDQDFQQTMDLVRECRFKNSFIFKYSERPGTKGAERMPDNVPDEVKRRRNNELLQLQNQISEEDNQPFLGRAVQVLVEGPSRASEKREAAGHGVQLTGRTMCDRIVVFDGNPRQIGQTLPIVIYEANAHTLQGIVQTDHVGPEVFDLAGSAG, from the coding sequence ATATCTGACATGCCCAAGAAGCTCTACATCGAAACTGTCGGCTGCCAGATGAACCTGCTCGACAGCGAGCTGGTGGTGGCCAGCCTCCGCAAGGAGGGCTACGAGCTCACGCCAACGCCGACCGACGCCGACACCATCCTGTTCAACACCTGCAGCGTGCGGCAGCACGCGGAGGACAAGATCTACAGCGCGCTGGGCCGGCTAAAGGACGCCAAGCGTGAGAGGCCTGGCCGGGTGATCGGCGTGATGGGCTGCATGGCCCAGAAGGACCAGAAGCTGATCTTCCAGCGGGCGCCGTACGTGGACCTGATCGTGGGGCCGGGCCAGCTCCACCAGGTGCCGAGCCTGATCAAGGACATCGAACAGGACGGACAGCAGCGGATGGAGGTCAGCCTCGGCCGCAAGGACGGCAAGGTCGACACCATCAAGCGTAGCCACGAGAGCTTCGACCCGCTCCGCGACCCAACAATGCGGCCCACGCCGTTCCAGGCGTACGTGCGGATCCAGATCGGCTGCGACAAGTTCTGCACCTACTGCATCGTGCCCAGCGTACGCGGCCCCGAGCAGAGTCGCTTGCCCAGCCAGATCCTAGCCGAGGCGCAGCAGCTGGCCGACGAGGGTTGCAAGGAGATCACGCTGCTAGGTCAAACGGTCAACTCGTGGCGCTGCGAGGAGGACGGCCGCCGCTGGCGGTTCAGCGACCTCCTGAATGAGCTGCACGAGGTCGACGGGCTGGAGCGGATCAAGTTCGTCACCAGCTACCCGCGCGACATGACCGACGACGTGCTGCAGGCGGTCCGCGATCAGCCCAAGCTGTGCAAGTACCTGCACGTGCCGGCGCAGAGCGGCAGCGACGCGCAGCTCAAGCTGATGAAGCGGGGCTACACGGTCGCCGAGTACCGCGAGATGCACGACCGCGCCAAACGCTGGATGCCGGACGTGGCGATCACCAGCGACTTCATCGTCGGTTTCAGCGACGAGACCGACCAGGACTTCCAGCAGACGATGGACCTGGTCCGCGAGTGCCGCTTCAAGAACAGCTTTATCTTCAAGTACAGCGAGCGGCCCGGCACCAAGGGCGCCGAGCGGATGCCGGACAACGTGCCGGACGAGGTGAAGCGGCGCCGCAACAACGAACTGCTGCAGCTGCAGAACCAGATCAGCGAAGAGGACAACCAGCCGTTCCTGGGCCGCGCGGTTCAGGTGCTGGTCGAGGGCCCGAGCCGCGCGAGCGAGAAACGCGAGGCCGCCGGCCACGGCGTGCAGCTCACCGGCCGCACCATGTGCGACCGCATCGTGGTGTTCGACGGCAACCCCCGGCAGATCGGCCAGACGCTGCCGATCGTGATCTACGAGGCCAACGCGCACACGCTGCAGGGCATCGTGCAGACCGACCACGTTGGGCCGGAGGTGTTTGATCTTGCCGGCTCAGCGGGGTAG
- a CDS encoding DUF3466 family protein, protein MRHIVPTGLAAAVSLIIHLPAADAAPFYHIRDLTPDGYHSSIAYDINASGDAVGVATGAAGEAYFYYDHSTGVSSPFGVGVVSPRGSIVGSGYREAAINDDGLVAGTARFLGGVGESRGFIYNGSTFTNLGVLAGDTATGIRPASDALDINNLGLAVGTATSGAGTITTESDNIDIYAGASSPVVDIDGDYSVATRHDRGRAINDAGLVLGENESGKATLFSGAGETVLMGVTSRAFDLNESGQAVVEDIVANATYRYEPGTTSLTAIPQIGTGLRMFGKAINERGDVVGQGDRHPGLSGQARGFIYSDDDATSYILEDHVIFTGSDTEGLSDWGDLNTAWGVNDSGWIVGQGDRRFDGAAFPNNRAYLLIPFNGLAGDYNEDGVVNAADYTTWRDALGGPAGSLPNDVDGGPIGAAQYATWRDSYGAAGALSLHASAAPEPAAAALLAAALAGLARWRDRTRLNA, encoded by the coding sequence ATGCGCCATATAGTCCCGACCGGCCTAGCAGCGGCGGTATCGTTAATCATCCACCTACCTGCGGCCGACGCCGCGCCCTTCTACCACATCCGCGACCTCACACCGGACGGCTACCACAGCAGCATCGCCTACGACATCAACGCCTCGGGCGACGCCGTCGGAGTCGCGACCGGCGCCGCCGGCGAGGCGTACTTCTACTACGACCACTCCACCGGCGTATCGAGCCCATTCGGCGTCGGCGTGGTTTCGCCACGCGGCTCGATCGTCGGCAGCGGCTACCGCGAGGCGGCCATCAACGACGACGGCCTGGTCGCCGGCACGGCGCGGTTTCTTGGCGGCGTGGGCGAGTCCCGCGGCTTCATCTACAACGGATCCACGTTTACCAACTTGGGCGTGCTGGCGGGCGACACCGCCACCGGCATCCGCCCCGCGTCCGACGCGCTGGACATCAACAACCTGGGCCTGGCGGTCGGCACCGCGACCTCCGGCGCCGGGACCATCACCACCGAGTCCGACAACATCGACATCTACGCGGGCGCTTCGTCGCCCGTCGTTGACATCGACGGCGACTACAGCGTGGCGACGCGGCACGACCGCGGCCGCGCCATCAACGACGCCGGGCTTGTGCTCGGTGAGAACGAATCTGGCAAAGCTACTCTGTTCAGTGGCGCCGGCGAGACGGTGCTGATGGGGGTTACCTCTCGCGCGTTCGACCTCAACGAGTCCGGTCAGGCGGTGGTCGAGGACATCGTGGCCAACGCCACGTACCGCTATGAGCCGGGCACAACCAGCCTGACCGCGATCCCGCAGATCGGCACCGGCCTGCGGATGTTCGGCAAGGCGATCAACGAGCGGGGCGACGTCGTCGGCCAGGGCGACCGCCACCCCGGGCTCAGCGGCCAGGCCCGCGGCTTCATCTACTCCGACGACGACGCAACGAGCTACATCCTGGAGGACCACGTCATCTTCACCGGGTCCGACACCGAAGGGCTGAGCGACTGGGGCGACCTCAACACCGCGTGGGGCGTCAACGACTCGGGCTGGATCGTCGGTCAGGGCGACCGCCGCTTCGACGGCGCGGCGTTCCCCAACAACCGGGCGTACCTGCTGATCCCCTTCAACGGCCTCGCCGGCGACTACAACGAAGACGGCGTGGTCAACGCCGCCGACTACACCACGTGGCGGGATGCGCTCGGCGGACCCGCGGGTTCGCTGCCGAACGATGTTGACGGTGGCCCTATCGGCGCCGCCCAGTACGCCACTTGGCGCGACAGCTACGGGGCCGCCGGCGCGCTGAGTCTCCACGCGTCGGCCGCGCCCGAGCCGGCCGCCGCGGCCCTGCTCGCCGCCGCTCTGGCCGGGCTCGCGCGATGGCGTGACAGGACTCGACTCAACGCCTAG